In Streptomyces sp. NBC_00448, the following are encoded in one genomic region:
- the gltB gene encoding glutamate synthase large subunit — translation MRSRSAFMDGRPAPQGMYDPRHEHDACGVGFVATLSGEASHALVQQALTVLRNLEHRGATGAEPDSGDGAGILLQIPDTFLRAAVGFELPAAGQYAVGLAFLPHEHDDRTKAVDAIERIAAEEGLTVLGWRETPTDPDLLGATARSTMPYFAQLFVADQAGHRAGIDLDRPAFVLRKRAEREADVYFPSLSARTIVYKGMLTTGQLEPFFPDLSDERFATAIALVHSRFSTNTFPSWPLAHPYRFVAHNGEINTVKGNRNWMRARESQLASELFGPVRPADGSTAQAAGSAGTPADLERIFPICTPGASDTASFDEVLELLHLGGRSLPHSVLMMIPEAWENHASMDPARRAFYRYHSTLMEPWDGPACVTFTDGTLVGAVLDRNGLRPGRYWVTDDGLVVLASESGVLHDIAPERVVRKGRLQPGRMFLVDTASHRIVEDDEIKAEMAAQNPYADWLDAGLINLADLPEREHIVHTHASVTRRQQTFGYTEEELRVILAPMARTGGEPLGSMGTDSPIAALSERPRLLFDYFTQLFAQVTNPPLDAIREELVTSLISTIGPSGNLLEPSPASCRNITLPFPVIDNDELAKLIHVNADGDLPGLKAATLSGLYRVAGGGDALAARLAEICAEADAAIEDGARLIVLSDRHSDAEHAPIPSLLLTSAVHHHLIRTKQRTQVGLIVEAGDVREVHHVALLIGYGAAAVNPYLAMESVEDLVRAGTFLPGVDAETAMRNLIKALGKGVLKVMSKMGISTVASYRGAQVFEAVGLDAEFVDTYFHLTDTKIGGAGIDVIAQEVAARHAKAYPVSGIPAAHRRLEIGGEYQWRREGEPHLFDPDTVFRLQHATRTRRYDIFKQYTSRVNEQSERLMTLRGLFGLKQDRPAVPIDEVEPVSEIVKRFSTGAMSYGSISREAHETLAIAMNQLGGKSNTGEGGEDPERLYDPARRSAIKQVASGRFGVTSEYLVNADDIQIKMAQGAKPGEGGQLPGHKVYPWIAGTRHSTAGVGLISPPPHHDIYSIEDLAQLIHDLKNANPRARVHVKLVSEVGVGTVAAGVSKAHADVVLISGHDGGTGASPLTSLKHAGGPWELGLAETQQTLLLNGLRDRIVVQTDGQLKTGRDVVIAALLGAEEFGFATAPLVVSGCIMMRVCHLDTCPVGVATQNPVLRDRFSGKPEFVVNFFEFIAEEVRELLAELGFRTIEEAVGHAELIDAGRAVDHWKAQGLDLAPLLYVPELPEGAALHRITGQDHGLDRALDNELIRLAAEALESGAPVRAQVPIRNVNRTVGTMLGHEVTKKYGGAGLPEDTVDITFTGSAGQSFGAFLPKGITLRLEGDANDYVGKGLSGGRVIVRPDRGADHLAEESTIAGNTIAYGATGGELFLRGRTGERFCVRNSGATVVAEGVGDHGCEYMTGGRAVVLGTTGRNFAAGMSGGIAYLLDLDPDCVNPGMVEIEQLTADDITWLHDVVRRHFEETGSTVAERLLADWGGALTRFGKVMPRDYKAVLAAKNAAEQAGLSESETTAKMMEAANG, via the coding sequence ATGCGTTCGCGTTCCGCGTTCATGGACGGGCGCCCCGCCCCGCAGGGGATGTACGATCCCCGCCACGAGCACGACGCCTGCGGCGTCGGCTTTGTCGCCACCCTCAGCGGTGAGGCGAGCCACGCGCTCGTCCAGCAGGCGCTGACCGTCCTGCGCAACCTGGAACATCGCGGCGCCACCGGTGCCGAGCCGGACTCCGGCGACGGCGCGGGCATCCTGTTGCAGATCCCGGACACCTTCCTCCGCGCGGCCGTCGGCTTCGAGCTGCCCGCCGCGGGGCAGTACGCCGTCGGCCTCGCGTTCCTGCCGCACGAGCACGACGACCGTACCAAGGCCGTCGACGCCATCGAGCGGATCGCCGCCGAAGAGGGCCTGACCGTCCTGGGCTGGCGCGAGACGCCGACCGACCCCGACCTGCTCGGTGCCACGGCCCGCTCCACCATGCCGTACTTCGCCCAGCTCTTCGTCGCCGACCAGGCCGGGCACCGCGCCGGCATCGACCTGGACCGGCCCGCGTTCGTGCTGCGCAAGCGCGCCGAGCGTGAAGCCGACGTGTACTTCCCGTCGCTGTCCGCGCGGACCATCGTCTACAAGGGCATGCTCACCACCGGCCAGCTGGAGCCGTTCTTCCCCGACCTGTCCGACGAGCGGTTCGCCACCGCCATCGCGCTGGTCCACTCCCGCTTCTCCACCAACACCTTCCCGAGCTGGCCGCTCGCCCACCCGTACCGGTTCGTCGCGCACAACGGCGAGATCAACACCGTCAAGGGCAACCGCAACTGGATGCGGGCCCGCGAGTCGCAGCTGGCCAGCGAGCTGTTCGGCCCGGTGCGCCCGGCGGACGGCAGCACCGCGCAGGCCGCGGGCTCCGCCGGTACCCCCGCCGACCTGGAGCGGATCTTCCCGATCTGCACCCCCGGCGCCTCCGACACCGCGTCCTTCGACGAGGTGCTGGAACTGCTGCACCTCGGCGGCCGCTCGCTGCCGCACAGCGTGCTGATGATGATCCCCGAGGCGTGGGAGAACCACGCCTCGATGGACCCGGCCCGCCGCGCCTTCTACCGCTACCACTCCACGCTGATGGAGCCCTGGGACGGTCCGGCCTGCGTCACCTTCACCGACGGCACCCTCGTCGGCGCGGTCCTGGACCGCAACGGCCTGCGCCCGGGCCGCTACTGGGTCACCGACGACGGCCTGGTGGTCCTCGCCTCCGAGTCCGGCGTGCTGCACGACATCGCCCCGGAGCGGGTGGTCCGCAAGGGCCGGCTGCAGCCCGGCCGGATGTTCCTGGTCGACACCGCCTCGCACCGCATCGTCGAGGACGACGAGATCAAGGCCGAGATGGCCGCCCAGAACCCGTACGCGGACTGGCTGGACGCCGGGCTGATCAACCTCGCCGACCTGCCCGAGCGCGAGCACATCGTGCACACCCACGCCTCGGTCACCCGCCGCCAGCAGACCTTCGGCTACACCGAGGAGGAGCTGCGGGTCATCCTCGCGCCGATGGCGCGCACCGGCGGCGAGCCGCTCGGCTCGATGGGCACCGACTCGCCGATCGCGGCGCTCTCCGAACGGCCCCGGCTGCTCTTCGACTACTTCACCCAGCTCTTCGCGCAGGTCACCAACCCGCCGCTGGACGCCATCCGCGAGGAGCTCGTCACCTCGCTGATCTCCACCATCGGCCCGTCCGGGAACCTGCTGGAGCCCAGCCCGGCCTCCTGTCGCAACATCACCCTGCCGTTCCCGGTGATCGACAACGACGAGCTGGCCAAGCTCATCCACGTCAACGCCGACGGCGACCTGCCCGGCCTGAAGGCCGCCACGCTCTCCGGCCTGTACCGGGTGGCCGGCGGCGGCGACGCGCTCGCCGCGCGGCTGGCCGAGATCTGCGCCGAGGCCGACGCCGCCATAGAGGACGGCGCCCGCCTGATCGTGCTCTCCGACCGGCACTCCGACGCCGAGCACGCCCCGATCCCGTCGCTGCTGCTCACCTCCGCGGTGCACCACCACCTGATCCGCACCAAGCAGCGCACCCAGGTCGGCCTGATCGTCGAGGCCGGCGACGTCCGCGAGGTGCACCACGTCGCGCTGCTGATCGGCTACGGCGCCGCTGCCGTCAACCCGTACCTGGCCATGGAGTCCGTCGAGGACCTGGTCCGGGCCGGCACCTTCCTGCCCGGCGTCGACGCAGAGACCGCGATGCGGAACCTGATCAAGGCGCTCGGCAAGGGCGTGCTGAAGGTGATGTCCAAGATGGGCATCTCCACCGTCGCCTCCTACCGCGGCGCGCAGGTCTTCGAGGCGGTCGGCCTGGACGCCGAGTTCGTCGACACCTACTTCCACCTCACCGACACCAAGATCGGCGGGGCGGGCATCGACGTCATCGCGCAGGAGGTCGCCGCCCGGCACGCCAAGGCGTACCCGGTCTCCGGCATCCCCGCCGCGCACCGCCGGCTGGAGATCGGCGGCGAGTACCAGTGGCGCCGCGAGGGCGAGCCGCACCTGTTCGACCCGGACACCGTCTTCCGGCTCCAGCACGCCACCCGCACCCGGCGCTACGACATCTTCAAGCAGTACACCTCGCGGGTGAACGAGCAGTCCGAGCGGCTGATGACCCTGCGCGGCCTGTTCGGCCTCAAGCAGGACCGCCCGGCCGTCCCGATCGACGAGGTCGAGCCGGTCAGCGAGATCGTCAAGCGGTTCTCCACCGGCGCCATGTCGTACGGCTCGATCTCCCGCGAGGCGCACGAGACGCTCGCCATCGCGATGAACCAGCTCGGCGGCAAGTCCAACACCGGCGAGGGCGGCGAGGACCCGGAGCGGCTCTACGACCCGGCCCGGCGCAGCGCCATCAAGCAGGTCGCCTCCGGCCGGTTCGGCGTCACCTCCGAGTACCTGGTCAACGCCGACGACATCCAGATCAAGATGGCGCAGGGCGCCAAGCCCGGCGAGGGCGGCCAGCTGCCCGGCCACAAGGTCTACCCGTGGATCGCCGGCACCCGGCACTCCACCGCGGGCGTCGGCCTGATCTCGCCGCCGCCGCACCACGACATCTACTCCATCGAGGACCTCGCCCAGCTCATCCACGACCTGAAGAACGCCAACCCCAGGGCGCGGGTGCACGTCAAGCTGGTCTCCGAGGTCGGCGTCGGCACCGTCGCGGCGGGCGTGTCCAAGGCGCACGCCGACGTGGTGTTGATCTCCGGTCACGACGGCGGCACCGGTGCCTCCCCGCTCACCTCGCTGAAGCACGCCGGCGGTCCCTGGGAGCTCGGCCTCGCCGAGACCCAGCAGACGCTGCTGCTCAACGGGCTGCGGGACCGGATCGTGGTGCAGACCGACGGCCAGCTCAAGACCGGCCGGGACGTGGTGATCGCGGCGCTGCTCGGCGCCGAGGAGTTCGGCTTCGCCACCGCGCCGCTGGTCGTCTCCGGCTGCATCATGATGCGGGTGTGCCACCTGGACACCTGCCCGGTCGGCGTCGCCACCCAGAACCCGGTGCTGCGCGACCGGTTCTCCGGCAAGCCCGAGTTCGTGGTGAACTTCTTCGAGTTCATCGCCGAGGAGGTCCGTGAACTCCTCGCCGAGCTGGGCTTCCGCACCATCGAGGAGGCCGTCGGCCACGCCGAACTGATCGACGCCGGCCGCGCGGTGGACCACTGGAAGGCGCAGGGCCTGGACCTGGCCCCGCTGCTGTACGTGCCGGAGCTGCCCGAGGGCGCGGCGCTGCACCGCATCACCGGCCAGGACCACGGCCTGGACCGCGCGCTCGACAACGAGCTGATCCGGCTCGCCGCCGAGGCGCTGGAGTCCGGTGCGCCGGTCCGCGCGCAGGTGCCGATCCGCAACGTCAACCGCACGGTGGGCACCATGCTCGGCCACGAGGTGACGAAGAAGTACGGTGGCGCCGGCCTGCCCGAGGACACCGTCGACATCACCTTCACCGGCTCCGCGGGCCAGTCCTTCGGCGCGTTCCTGCCCAAGGGCATCACCCTGCGGCTGGAGGGCGACGCCAACGACTACGTCGGCAAGGGCCTGTCCGGCGGCCGCGTGATCGTCCGCCCGGACCGCGGCGCGGACCACCTCGCCGAGGAGTCCACCATCGCGGGCAACACCATCGCCTACGGTGCCACCGGCGGCGAGCTGTTCCTGCGCGGCCGCACCGGCGAGCGGTTCTGCGTGCGCAATTCCGGCGCGACCGTGGTGGCCGAGGGCGTCGGCGACCACGGCTGCGAGTACATGACCGGCGGCCGGGCGGTCGTGCTCGGCACCACCGGCCGGAACTTCGCGGCCGGCATGTCCGGCGGCATCGCCTACCTGCTGGACCTCGACCCGGACTGCGTCAACCCGGGCATGGTCGAGATCGAGCAGCTCACCGCCGACGACATCACGTGGCTGCACGACGTGGTGCGCCGCCACTTCGAGGAGACCGGCTCGACCGTCGCCGAGCGGCTGCTCGCCGACTGGGGCGGTGCCCTCACCCGCTTCGGCAAGGTCATGCCGAGGGACTACAAGGCAGTGCTCGCCGCCAAGAACGCCGCCGAGCAGGCCGGACTCTCGGAGTCCGAGACCACCGCGAAGATGATGGAGGCGGCAAATGGCTGA
- a CDS encoding VIT1/CCC1 transporter family protein gives MTTATIEPAGAAAPYHEPEHTHRDVSGGWLRPAVFGAMDGLVSNFALMTGVAGGDVSARTVAVTGLAGLAAGAFSMAAGEYTSVASQRELVEAELAVERIELDRNPEAELRELAALYVSRGVEPKLAHEVARQLSVDPEQALEIHAREELGVDPHDLPSPLVAAASSFVCFALGALLPVLPYLLGASVLWPAVALAMVGLFGCGAAVARVTARSWWYSGLRQLVLGAAAGGVTFALGSLIGSAVG, from the coding sequence ATGACGACGGCCACCATCGAGCCGGCCGGTGCGGCCGCGCCGTACCACGAGCCCGAGCACACCCACCGCGACGTCAGCGGCGGGTGGCTGCGGCCGGCGGTGTTCGGCGCGATGGACGGGCTGGTGTCGAACTTCGCGCTGATGACGGGGGTCGCGGGCGGTGACGTGAGCGCCCGGACCGTGGCGGTCACCGGTCTGGCCGGGCTCGCCGCCGGGGCGTTCTCGATGGCGGCCGGCGAGTACACCTCGGTCGCCTCGCAGCGCGAGCTGGTCGAGGCGGAGCTGGCGGTCGAGCGGATCGAGCTGGACCGCAACCCGGAGGCGGAGCTGCGCGAGCTCGCCGCGTTGTACGTGTCGCGCGGAGTGGAGCCGAAGCTGGCCCACGAGGTGGCCCGGCAGCTGTCCGTCGACCCCGAGCAGGCGCTGGAGATCCACGCCCGCGAGGAGCTGGGCGTCGACCCGCACGACCTGCCCTCGCCGCTGGTCGCGGCGGCTTCCTCGTTCGTCTGCTTCGCGCTGGGCGCGCTGCTGCCGGTGCTGCCGTACCTGCTGGGCGCTTCGGTGCTGTGGCCGGCGGTCGCGCTGGCGATGGTCGGGCTCTTCGGCTGCGGGGCCGCGGTGGCCCGGGTCACCGCGCGTTCCTGGTGGTACAGCGGGCTGCGGCAGCTCGTGCTGGGCGCCGCCGCGGGCGGTGTCACCTTCGCGCTGGGCTCCCTGATCGGCTCCGCGGTCGGCTGA